Below is a window of Candidatus Zymogenaceae bacterium DNA.
CTTGTTCCTGTCCACCGTTCCTGCGGCGTCCCTCGCCTCGATCATCTTTTCCACGTCCAGTCCGTCTTTCGAGATGATGCTTCCCTCAATATCCGTCACGGCGATGATTTTCACACCCCGTCGCGCCAGGTTTCTGGCGGTGATGGCGCCCACGGTGCCGAATCCCTGCACAGTGGCCGTGGCTCCCTCCAGGGAGATATCCAGAAGTCCCGCCGCCTCGTCGGCCGCCTCGGCGACGCCGTATCCGGTGATGAGCTCCTCAAAGCTTTCACCTCCCAGGTTTGAAAATTCGATACCCTCGGGCAGCTCCAGGGTAATGCCGAGCTCCCCCGCCTTTTTCTTGGCGAACGCGATGGGATCAACCCCGGCGTTTTCATTTATGATCCTCACATCCTCCGCGTCGGTTCCCATGTCTTCTGCGGTTATATAAATCGTATTGAGGTAGGGTGTGGCGAGCCTCCCGAACGCGGCCGAAGCCTTTCTCTTGTCCGGGGAGCGGGGATCAAACACGATGCCGGACTTGGCGCCTCCCACCTTCACGCCCATCGCCGCGAATTTGTATGTCATGGTCCTTGCCAGCATCCCGACCTCTTCCAGCGTCACCACAGGACTCATGCGGCATCCACCGCCGCACACCCCGTTGATGAGCCTGTCAACCACGATATAGGCCGTCACGCCGGTATCCGGATCATGAAGCGTCACCTGATGCACGTACGTATCTTCCTGTTTCATTATTTTCTCCTCGATCTCCCTGACAATTTCCGAAAATCCTTCGGTTCAAAGCGGAATGAGACGACACACCCTTTTTCTTCTTTCCCGTCCGCTGTTTACATCCCCTCCCGGTCCAGCGAGCGGTACTGGACCGCCTCCGCCAGATGCCGGGGGAGTATCTGCTCTCCTCCCTCGAGATCGGCGATGGTCCTTGCCACCTTTATGATCCGGGTGTATGCCCTGGCGGAGAGCTTTAACGACTGCATGACCCGCTCCAGGAGCTTCTCTCCCTCCTTTGTGACGGGGGCGAATATCGCCAGGTCCTTCTGGGACATTCCCGCGTTGAAAAAGTAGTCCCGCTCACGAAACCTGTGATACTGTATATCCCGTGCGGCGTTCACCCGCTTCCTGATGGCCGTAGACCCCTCTGATTCCCTCTCCTTCAACTCCCGATATTTCAAGGCCGGCACCTCGATATGAATATCGATCCGATCAAGCATGGGGCCCGACAGTCTCGATCGATATTTGCGTATCTGATATATCGAACAGGTACAGTCGTTGTTCGGATCGTCCAGATATCCGCAAGGACACGGGTTCATGGCCGCAACCAGCATGACCCTGGCCGGATACGTGATGCTCATCAGCGCCCGGGAGATGGTGACGGAGCCGTCCTCGAGGGGCTGCCTCATGACCTCCAGGGTGTTTTTGTTGAATTCCGGTATCTCGTCCAGAAACAGCACCCCGTTGTGTGCGAGGCTCACCTCCCCGGGAGAGGGAATCTGTCCCCCGCCGATGAGGCCTGCGTCCGAGATGGTATGGTGGGGCGATCGAAAGGGCCGTGTGGCGATGAGGGGCCTTCCGTCCATCTTGCCGGCGACGCTGTGTATCTTCGTCGTCTCAAGCGCCTCCTCGAAGCTCATCTCCGGCAGAATCGTCGGAATTCTCTTTGCCAGCATGGTCTTTCCCGAACCGGGAGGACCGATCATGATCGCATTGTGGCCTCCGGCCGTGGCCACTTCCAGGGCGCGCTTTGCGTGCGCCTGACCCCTGACGTCGGAAAAGTCGTTGTCGTACCTGTTATGGCTCCGAAACATCTCCCGGCGGTCCACGACGACGGGAGGGATCTCCTCTTCTCCCCGTAAACAACCCACCGCCTCGGGCAGAGAGCGAATCGGCACCACCGATACGCCGTCCACGACCGCCGCCTCCCGGGCGTTTTCGGCGGGCACCAGGAGCCGCTCGAATCGATTGTCCCGAGCCGCAACGGCCAGGGGCAGCACCCCCTTGACGGGCTTGAGGCTTCCGTCCAGGGAAAGCTCTCCGACCATACAGGTGTTTTCCAGTGACTGTTTCGTAATGATTCCCGAGGCGCTCAGTATCGCCACGGCGATGGGGAGATCGAAGGCGGACCCTTCCTTCTTGATGTCCGCGGGGGCCAGGTTTACGGTGATTTTTTGAATCGGAAAGTCATAGCCCGAGTTCTTTACGGCGGCCCTGACCCGATCCTTGCTCTCCTTGACCGCGGCATCCGGCAGGCCCACTGTGGAAAAATGCGGCAGACCCTGGGCAAGGTCCACTTCCACATCGACTATGTAGGCGTCGATACCCAATACCGCGCCGCTTTTCACCAATGAGAGCATACCATTGAACGCCGATCAGAAATTTCCGGCCATCTGGAGGAAGGCCTTCAGTTTGTCGTTTGTCTCCCTGAGTCGAGAAGAAAGGGTGCGCACGAATGCCCAGAGCATTTTGTATGCGATGTCTTTATCGAAGAATAACAGGTTATCAAAGTCTTTTTTGTAAATGGCAAAAAGCTCGGTTTCCGCATGTATAATTGCGTCGGCAGATCGGGGAGCGTCGTCGATGAGGGCCATTTCGCCGAAATAGGTTCCCTCTTCAAGAATGGTCAGGGCTTCCTCCCCGGTTCCGGCGATGTTCTGGCTGATCCGTACCGCTCCTTTTCGGATGATATAGAACCGATCGCCCTTGTCACCCTCTTTGAATAACATGTGTCCTTCGGGAAAGGTTTCCGATACCACTATCTCAGAAACCTTCTTTATTTCCTCCTGGGAGAGGTCTTCGAAGAGATAAATATTCTTGAGCAGCGCAGGATCCATGTAAAATCCTCATATTTGTGGTATCTAATATATAACAAATGGCGGGTGAAAACACAACGAAAATCAGGCTGTGCGGATCTCACCCGATCAACATGCAAACTCCTTTACAACAAATTCCCGCTCTGATATATTAGGTAACATGGATATCTCTCAAAAGATGGCTCTGCTGGAAAAGAAACTCAACGAGCTCAAGACCGGGTATGATAAATATTTCACGGGCGTCGAGCGCATTGAGCCGGTCCGTCTTCGGGAAGAGGTCCAGCGGATGATCCGCCAGGCCGGCACATGGCACATCACCAATACCGGCCTGAAATTCAAGCGCGATAACATCGTCGCCCAGTTCAATTCCTATACCCAGTACTGGAACCGCATCCTGCGGCGCATCGAGGACGGCACCTACGAGCGGGATGTGTTTAAAATGAAGCTCAAGGAACGAGCCGGCTCCATGAACCAGACAAAACCGGCCGCATCCGGGTCCCCGAATAAACAATCGGGCGACGGGTACGACTCGGTGTATAACGACCTGATGAACGCCCGTAAAAAGGCGGGCATCCCCACAAATTCCATGGATCGCAGCGCCTTCGAGGAAAATCTCAGACGCCAATCCGAAACCATCAAGAAAAAATACGGCGCGTCCCGGGTGGATTTCGTGGTGGGAGAAAAAGACGGCAAGCCTGTCGTCAAGGCGGTACCGAAGAAATGAGGCATCCCGTGCCGCCCCTCCCGCGGCCTTGAGACCAGATATCACACCATACCGGCACCATCGACATCTGACGTGCGGCGAAATGCGAGCCGTATCCGAATCGCCGGAGGGTATTCCGTCAACAGTGTCTCCCGTTCATCGTTATGACCCTCCCTTTTTATTATGTTTCCTTCTGCGACGACTCCATCCAGCCGGACCGCCTAAGGCTTTACGGTCCTTCCCTTCCACTGAATGGTGCCCGTGCCGGACACTTTTCCGATCGCTCGAAATATTGTCACGATCCACGCCAGCGCCGCCAGGGGCACAAGGAGCGCCCGACCGAGGGTGAGACCGTATCGTCCCGTCGCCGTCAAGTACATCACGGCCCCCAGCAACACGTTGGCGATCGGCACCATGACGCCGAAGAGGGTGTGCACGTCTCCCATGAGATACGATACAAGCTGCAGCCACGGCAGAACGAAGAGAACAAAAGAAATCGCCGCGAACGATATCGACAACATCGCCGAGCGGGACGCCGTCGATACGTGGTGCCGTATCAACCCGTCCCACAGGTTCGGCGGCGGGCCGTAGGGCCTGACCCGGCATAACGACTCCCCCGAGAGCAATCCGATCTTCCCGCCCTTCGCCTTCACCTCCCGTGCCATCACCTGGGCCTCACGTATGGTTTCGCTGGCTTTGCTGTGGCCGCCGATTCTCTTATACATCTCCCTCTCCAGCAGAAAGCAGCGATTATGTGCGTGGGCCACCAGCGGTTCCCAGGGCCAGTTCATGGCATACGCGGGGAACAACAGATAGAGGTGAAAATAGATGAACGGCGTGACGAGGTTTTCCCAGAAGCTGTCCGTGGAGAGCGCCGGGAGCATCGAAACGATGCCCGCCCCACGCTGCGTGGCGGCGGCCAGGAGCATGGCCAGGGCCCTCCGGGTCAGGATCACGTCCGCGTCCAGAAACAGGAGGTATTTCCCCTTCGCGTTCTTCAGCGCCTCGTACTGGGCGTATGGTTTCCCGAACCAGTGGGGGGGGAGCTCCCTGCCCCTGATAAGCGTGACGCTCGGCTCCGTCAAGGCGATATCCGAAACCACCTGGGCGGTGTTGTCCGTGGAGCCGTCGTCCACGACGATGATTTCGAATTTATCGAAGCTCTGGGCAAGGATTGATTTGACGCAGGCGCCGATGGTCCTGGCTTCATTTCTCGCCGGTATGATAACCGATACCGTGGGGAGAAAATCCTTCGGGATGGCCACCGTCGGCTCCCTGATGGACATGCGGTTTGCAACGACCTGCACCAGAAACACCATCATGATGACAAAAAGTATCAAGTCTACGGGATTCATGCTGTCTTTCGCTCAAATGGTTTGAATGATACGGTTTGTTATCTTACATCGTATGCACACAACCGGTCAATCTCTTTTCGCGGTCGCTATTCGTTCTCTATTCCCGCAAGCTTCTTGACCAGTCTCTTTTTTTCCTCGATGTCATAGGTCCCCATAATGGCGATGTTCTCCATCACCGGTGAGCCGCCGCCGTGCACGCCGGCATACTGAAGGACGCCCCCCAGGGCGGAAACCGTCATGTCCGATATCGCCCGAAAACAGCGATACTGGTCCTCGGACGAAATATCATCCACACGCTTGAGGTATTTTTTCAGCAGATCCCCCACCTCCGGACTTATAAATTCCGTATCATAGGGGAGCGTCGCCGGCAACCCCCCGGCCAGATCGCACAGAATCTCGTATTCATGGTAGATATTCATCCCGGCGTGGCGCCGTCCCGCATTGCAGTAGACCACATTCGGGATGCACGTTCCCGACGGGTGCGCGGTGCTTTCAACGGCCGCGGCCACTCCCGCGGCGAAGGTCAGCTCCGCCACGCTGACCATCTCCGCCAGCTTGTCCCGCACGTGGGTCGATTTCTCGATGCCGTTATATTCCGACACCAGGGCCGCGGCCCCCATCATGATGTCCGTGATCGCCGGCTTGCATCCGGTATAGCTGTGTCGGTGGAAGAGGGCGAAGAGCAGCGCCAGCTGTCCCCCGTATTCGGTTTCGCCGCAGAGAAACACCCTTTCTGAGGGAATGAATACATCGTCGAAGACGGTCATCGAGTCTGCGCCGCCGAAGAGCGTCATCGGCGCGTCCAGCTGGGGCACCCGCTCCCGCACCGTGGTGGTCCTGGTCAAAAGCTTGACGCCCTTCGTATCCGCAGGGATCGCGAAGGCCACCGCCCAGTCCCCCTCCTCGCTTGTCAGGAAACGGGTCGGTATGGCGATAATCTCCTCGGCATAGGGAGCCATGGTGTTGTGCGCCTTGGCGCCCCGTACCACGATGCCGTCCTTTTTCCTCTCGACGATCCTGAGGTAGAGATCCGGGTCGGTCTGCTGGTGGGGTCGTTTTCGCCTGTCCCCCTTCACGTCGCTCTGGGCGCAGCAGCCGACGGTGTTGTTCTCCTGAAACTCCCTTAAAAACGCCTCGAAGCGCTGATGATAATCGGTTCCTCGATCCTGGTCGCACGCGTAGGTGACGGCGGAGAGTGCGTTCACGGCGTCGATGCCCATACACCGCTGGATGCATCCGCCGCAGCGCTGGCAGAGGATCCGCGTCATTTTCTGTTTTTTCAAAAGATCGTCGGCGTTTCGGTGGATATGCGTGAAGCGATTGACGGGTTCCCCGCTCAGGTGCGATTGGGCGAACATCAGGTCGGCGATATCTTGATCCATCTGGGCGTCGAATGTGATGCTGACGGTGTTCATTCCGGGATATAGTTTCGGATCGTCCCTCCCCACCACGTCCCCCCCCAGGTAGATATTTTTCTTCATGCCGTACAGGCTTTCAAAATAGTCTTCCCGTGTCCTCATGATCTTTCTCCTTATAGATTGAATAAGGTCCGGGCGTTCCCGCCCAGTATCATGTCGATCTCTTCTGCCGTCAGGCGGTGATGCGGGTCCGGTTTCGTCTCCAGGTCGCGAATCGCCTGGACGTA
It encodes the following:
- a CDS encoding Glu/Leu/Phe/Val dehydrogenase, whose protein sequence is MKQEDTYVHQVTLHDPDTGVTAYIVVDRLINGVCGGGCRMSPVVTLEEVGMLARTMTYKFAAMGVKVGGAKSGIVFDPRSPDKRKASAAFGRLATPYLNTIYITAEDMGTDAEDVRIINENAGVDPIAFAKKKAGELGITLELPEGIEFSNLGGESFEELITGYGVAEAADEAAGLLDISLEGATATVQGFGTVGAITARNLARRGVKIIAVTDIEGSIISKDGLDVEKMIEARDAAGTVDRNKLDFDFTTGKGDGWLTSGADIIVPAAIANAITEKNVKQVNAKLVLEGANIPITTGAQERLMKRGVLVIPDFIANAGAAAGFGLILTGECKIEEVFGEFSSRIRQGVRYCVEESKKKRITTRQAAVQLARENLEKLR
- a CDS encoding glycosyltransferase, whose protein sequence is MNPVDLILFVIMMVFLVQVVANRMSIREPTVAIPKDFLPTVSVIIPARNEARTIGACVKSILAQSFDKFEIIVVDDGSTDNTAQVVSDIALTEPSVTLIRGRELPPHWFGKPYAQYEALKNAKGKYLLFLDADVILTRRALAMLLAAATQRGAGIVSMLPALSTDSFWENLVTPFIYFHLYLLFPAYAMNWPWEPLVAHAHNRCFLLEREMYKRIGGHSKASETIREAQVMAREVKAKGGKIGLLSGESLCRVRPYGPPPNLWDGLIRHHVSTASRSAMLSISFAAISFVLFVLPWLQLVSYLMGDVHTLFGVMVPIANVLLGAVMYLTATGRYGLTLGRALLVPLAALAWIVTIFRAIGKVSGTGTIQWKGRTVKP
- a CDS encoding YifB family Mg chelatase-like AAA ATPase, with protein sequence MLSLVKSGAVLGIDAYIVDVEVDLAQGLPHFSTVGLPDAAVKESKDRVRAAVKNSGYDFPIQKITVNLAPADIKKEGSAFDLPIAVAILSASGIITKQSLENTCMVGELSLDGSLKPVKGVLPLAVAARDNRFERLLVPAENAREAAVVDGVSVVPIRSLPEAVGCLRGEEEIPPVVVDRREMFRSHNRYDNDFSDVRGQAHAKRALEVATAGGHNAIMIGPPGSGKTMLAKRIPTILPEMSFEEALETTKIHSVAGKMDGRPLIATRPFRSPHHTISDAGLIGGGQIPSPGEVSLAHNGVLFLDEIPEFNKNTLEVMRQPLEDGSVTISRALMSITYPARVMLVAAMNPCPCGYLDDPNNDCTCSIYQIRKYRSRLSGPMLDRIDIHIEVPALKYRELKERESEGSTAIRKRVNAARDIQYHRFRERDYFFNAGMSQKDLAIFAPVTKEGEKLLERVMQSLKLSARAYTRIIKVARTIADLEGGEQILPRHLAEAVQYRSLDREGM
- a CDS encoding cyclic nucleotide-binding domain-containing protein, yielding MDPALLKNIYLFEDLSQEEIKKVSEIVVSETFPEGHMLFKEGDKGDRFYIIRKGAVRISQNIAGTGEEALTILEEGTYFGEMALIDDAPRSADAIIHAETELFAIYKKDFDNLLFFDKDIAYKMLWAFVRTLSSRLRETNDKLKAFLQMAGNF
- a CDS encoding aromatic ring hydroxylase yields the protein MRTREDYFESLYGMKKNIYLGGDVVGRDDPKLYPGMNTVSITFDAQMDQDIADLMFAQSHLSGEPVNRFTHIHRNADDLLKKQKMTRILCQRCGGCIQRCMGIDAVNALSAVTYACDQDRGTDYHQRFEAFLREFQENNTVGCCAQSDVKGDRRKRPHQQTDPDLYLRIVERKKDGIVVRGAKAHNTMAPYAEEIIAIPTRFLTSEEGDWAVAFAIPADTKGVKLLTRTTTVRERVPQLDAPMTLFGGADSMTVFDDVFIPSERVFLCGETEYGGQLALLFALFHRHSYTGCKPAITDIMMGAAALVSEYNGIEKSTHVRDKLAEMVSVAELTFAAGVAAAVESTAHPSGTCIPNVVYCNAGRRHAGMNIYHEYEILCDLAGGLPATLPYDTEFISPEVGDLLKKYLKRVDDISSEDQYRCFRAISDMTVSALGGVLQYAGVHGGGSPVMENIAIMGTYDIEEKKRLVKKLAGIENE